A portion of the Ardenticatenales bacterium genome contains these proteins:
- a CDS encoding hydroxymethylglutaryl-CoA lyase: MSEYLHIYEVGPRDGLQNEAAHVPTAGKLKLIDGLVDAGLHTIEAASFVHPKLVPQMADAEAVMTRVLSQYDNTIQFVSLVLNEKGYDRAYATGSRRMAFGLAVSDTMSRRNSGMPSQQAMQVGRRLLERARQDGVWLRVYLITAWVCPFEGPVSPRRTIAFAEQLWEMGAPELAVADTIGHAHPLEVGWMMEELGRRLDMSRLAVHLHDTQAMGLANAGAAIRAGVRILDSSVGGLGGCPFAPGAAGNLATEDLVFMAYKMGMGTGVDFNKLWQVVYQAEEMVGRPIGGRIRSWWEANCDTLPVPPFA; the protein is encoded by the coding sequence ATGAGCGAGTATCTACACATCTACGAAGTTGGGCCGCGCGACGGGCTGCAAAATGAGGCGGCGCATGTCCCCACGGCAGGTAAACTCAAGTTGATTGATGGCCTGGTGGACGCCGGGCTGCACACTATCGAAGCCGCCAGCTTTGTGCATCCCAAACTCGTGCCGCAAATGGCGGACGCGGAGGCCGTGATGACCCGCGTGCTGTCGCAGTATGATAACACAATCCAGTTTGTCAGTCTGGTGTTGAATGAAAAGGGGTATGACCGCGCCTATGCCACCGGGTCGCGGCGGATGGCATTTGGCCTGGCCGTGAGCGACACCATGAGCCGGCGCAACAGCGGCATGCCCAGCCAGCAGGCGATGCAGGTGGGGCGGCGCTTGCTGGAGCGGGCGCGCCAGGATGGCGTCTGGCTGCGCGTCTACTTGATTACGGCCTGGGTGTGCCCGTTTGAGGGGCCGGTTTCGCCGCGGCGCACGATTGCCTTCGCCGAACAGTTGTGGGAGATGGGCGCGCCGGAGCTGGCCGTCGCGGACACGATTGGGCACGCGCATCCGCTGGAAGTGGGGTGGATGATGGAGGAGCTGGGGCGGCGGTTGGATATGAGCCGGCTGGCGGTGCATCTGCACGATACGCAGGCGATGGGATTGGCGAACGCGGGGGCGGCGATTCGCGCGGGTGTGCGTATCCTGGATTCCAGCGTGGGGGGATTGGGGGGATGTCCGTTTGCGCCGGGTGCTGCCGGCAATTTAGCAACCGAAGACCTCGTGTTTATGGCCTATAAAATGGGTATGGGCACGGGCGTGGACTTCAACAAACTGTGGCAAGTCGTCTACCAGGCGGAAGAAATGGTCGGGCGACCCATTGGCGGGCGCATTCGCTCCTGGTGGGAAGCCAACTGCGACACCCTCCCCGTCCCCCCATTCGCCTAA
- a CDS encoding nuclear transport factor 2 family protein, with protein MSPIRMSKLESAVRAVLAFNEAFNRHDVPGMMQLMSDDCRFENTYPAPDGTTYAGRQAVTDYWLAFFRGSPQAHIEIEEIFGLGERCVMRWRYSWADESGVTGHVRGVDVFRAIKGVIHEKLSYVKG; from the coding sequence ATGAGTCCGATCCGTATGTCAAAACTCGAATCAGCCGTGCGCGCTGTCTTGGCGTTCAACGAAGCGTTCAATCGCCACGATGTGCCCGGTATGATGCAATTAATGAGCGACGATTGTCGTTTCGAGAACACGTATCCCGCTCCCGACGGCACGACGTATGCCGGCAGGCAAGCCGTAACCGATTATTGGCTGGCGTTCTTCCGCGGTTCGCCCCAGGCCCATATCGAAATCGAAGAGATATTTGGCCTGGGCGAGCGGTGCGTCATGCGCTGGCGCTACAGCTGGGCAGACGAATCAGGCGTAACGGGGCACGTCCGGGGCGTTGATGTTTTCCGGGCGATAAAGGGCGTCATCCACGAGAAACTATCCTACGTCAAGGGTTAA
- a CDS encoding type I restriction-modification system subunit M: MTENHKKALERQLWNIADQLRGKMNADEFRDYCLGFIFYKYLSERLHRYANDILSQDNVNFTDLDETSAEGQEILAAIAEEAVAELGYFLRPAELFTTLAARAGKNPPEFILDDLTQVLNNIESSTMGTESEDDFDELFEDLDLTSSKLGRSEKDKNALIARILVHLEAIDFQLDDTESDVLGDAYEYLIGQFASGAGKKAGEFYTPQQVSTVLARIVTTGKKRLKSVYDPTCGSGSLLLRVAREVEQVGNFYGQEMNRTTYNLARMNMILHGVHYRKFNLRQEDTLARPQHLDMRFEAVVANPPFSAKWSANKLFESDDRFSQYGQLAPRSKADFAFVQHMLYHLDDNGIMAVVLPHGVLFRGGAEGAIRRYLIETQNWLDAVIGLPANVFYGTSIPTCILVFKKCREYPDDVLFIDASAHFEKVSNQNILRPEDIDKIVTTYRQRLTEDKYSYAAPLSEIAENDYNLNIPRYVDTFEPEPPVDLTAVVTELKQLDTDMLTIDNTIRSFCAELGIEAPV; the protein is encoded by the coding sequence ATGACTGAGAATCACAAAAAAGCCCTCGAACGCCAGCTTTGGAACATAGCCGACCAACTACGCGGCAAAATGAATGCCGACGAATTCCGCGACTACTGCTTGGGCTTTATCTTCTACAAATACCTTTCCGAACGGCTGCACCGTTACGCCAACGACATTTTGAGCCAGGACAACGTCAACTTCACCGACCTCGACGAAACCAGCGCAGAGGGGCAAGAGATACTGGCGGCAATTGCAGAAGAGGCTGTGGCCGAACTGGGCTACTTCCTCCGCCCCGCCGAACTCTTTACCACCCTTGCCGCCCGCGCCGGCAAAAATCCCCCTGAATTTATCCTCGACGACCTGACCCAGGTGCTAAACAATATCGAAAGCTCCACCATGGGCACAGAGAGCGAAGACGACTTCGACGAGTTATTTGAAGATTTGGACCTCACATCCAGTAAATTGGGGCGCAGCGAAAAAGACAAAAATGCCCTCATTGCCCGAATTCTGGTGCATTTGGAAGCGATTGACTTTCAACTGGACGACACCGAAAGCGATGTTTTGGGGGATGCTTACGAATACCTGATCGGGCAGTTTGCCAGTGGCGCCGGCAAAAAAGCGGGTGAATTCTACACCCCGCAACAAGTCTCGACCGTGCTGGCGCGCATTGTCACCACCGGCAAAAAACGCCTCAAGTCCGTTTATGATCCCACCTGCGGCTCTGGTTCCTTGTTACTGCGTGTGGCGCGGGAAGTGGAGCAGGTGGGTAACTTTTACGGCCAAGAGATGAACCGCACCACCTACAACCTCGCCCGCATGAATATGATTTTGCACGGGGTGCATTATCGCAAGTTCAACTTACGGCAGGAAGACACGCTGGCACGCCCCCAACATCTGGACATGAGATTTGAAGCCGTGGTCGCCAATCCTCCCTTTTCCGCCAAATGGAGCGCCAACAAGCTCTTTGAATCCGACGACCGCTTTAGCCAGTATGGGCAGTTGGCCCCCCGGTCAAAGGCGGATTTTGCCTTTGTGCAGCACATGCTGTACCACCTGGACGACAATGGCATCATGGCGGTGGTGCTGCCCCATGGGGTGCTGTTTCGCGGGGGGGCCGAGGGGGCGATTCGCCGCTACTTGATTGAAACGCAGAACTGGCTGGATGCCGTCATTGGTTTGCCCGCCAATGTCTTCTATGGCACGAGCATTCCCACCTGCATTTTGGTTTTCAAGAAATGCCGCGAATATCCTGACGATGTGCTTTTTATTGATGCCAGCGCCCACTTTGAGAAGGTATCCAATCAAAACATTCTGCGCCCTGAAGACATAGACAAGATTGTGACCACTTACCGCCAACGCCTGACGGAAGATAAATACAGCTACGCCGCTCCCTTGAGTGAGATAGCCGAAAATGATTACAACCTCAACATCCCCCGCTATGTGGATACCTTTGAGCCGGAACCGCCCGTTGATTTGACAGCGGTGGTAACAGAACTCAAACAGCTTGATACGGATATGCTAACTATCGATAACACCATTCGTAGCTTTTGCGCCGAACTGGGAATTGAGGCCCCTGTATGA
- a CDS encoding histidine phosphatase family protein: MQFYLIRHGQSYVNLQEWTEGNKDTGLTDLGQQQATALAAWMPTVIPAIDVLYASTMSRARETAEAVAQAYDCNIYFDDRLREIGNNRHDHTAWPNDDLPRQYADYWSSERPFSSVTPLVAHGETWMHFRTRIGLFVEELVLEHREEVVVAVCHGGVVEAVFDHIFNIGPWRRCEIWDRNTGISHFEYVAHPNRETWRLHFHNRQEHLAGI, from the coding sequence ATGCAGTTTTACCTCATTCGACACGGACAAAGTTACGTTAATTTACAAGAGTGGACCGAAGGCAACAAAGACACCGGTCTCACCGATCTCGGTCAGCAGCAGGCGACGGCGCTGGCGGCCTGGATGCCCACCGTCATCCCCGCCATTGATGTGTTGTACGCCAGCACCATGAGCCGCGCCCGCGAGACGGCGGAGGCCGTGGCCCAGGCATACGACTGCAACATCTACTTTGACGACCGCTTGCGCGAGATCGGCAACAACCGCCACGATCACACCGCCTGGCCCAACGACGACCTGCCCCGGCAATACGCCGATTATTGGAGCAGCGAGCGCCCCTTTTCCTCCGTGACGCCGCTGGTGGCGCATGGGGAAACGTGGATGCACTTCCGCACGCGCATTGGCCTGTTTGTGGAGGAACTGGTGTTGGAGCATCGGGAGGAGGTCGTAGTGGCGGTCTGCCACGGCGGGGTGGTGGAGGCCGTCTTCGACCACATCTTCAACATTGGTCCGTGGCGGCGCTGCGAAATTTGGGACCGCAACACGGGTATCTCCCATTTTGAGTATGTGGCGCACCCCAACCGCGAGACGTGGCGGCTCCATTTTCACAATCGGCAAGAGCATCTTGCCGGCATTTGA
- a CDS encoding NUDIX domain-containing protein, protein MIDSLAQLPLHRRRHEQRHPLPGVIAIIRRTIKDKGNCILLIKRNADPYLGLWALIGGKWEFGETLETAVTREVREETGLHTTFVALRGIVNERMAVASPDAKAGHYLLFVCEVMAADGLAVEQDEGQVAWLTLAQIEALHEVHLVIPNDYEMMRMFTRAESQPFIEAEMLCGSANDGRQAQLLRFDVID, encoded by the coding sequence ATGATCGATTCGTTAGCGCAGCTACCTTTGCACCGCAGACGTCATGAGCAGCGCCATCCACTTCCGGGTGTCATCGCCATTATCCGGCGCACGATCAAGGACAAAGGGAATTGCATTTTGCTGATCAAGCGGAATGCGGACCCTTACCTGGGTTTGTGGGCGCTAATTGGGGGGAAATGGGAGTTTGGCGAGACGTTGGAAACAGCCGTCACCCGCGAGGTGCGCGAGGAAACCGGGCTGCATACCACATTCGTGGCCCTGCGGGGCATTGTCAACGAACGCATGGCCGTGGCCTCGCCAGACGCCAAAGCCGGGCACTATCTTCTTTTCGTGTGCGAGGTTATGGCCGCCGATGGCCTGGCCGTGGAACAAGATGAAGGCCAGGTTGCCTGGTTAACACTGGCGCAGATTGAGGCGCTGCACGAGGTGCACCTGGTCATCCCCAACGACTATGAAATGATGCGGATGTTCACGCGGGCCGAATCGCAGCCATTCATTGAGGCGGAAATGCTCTGCGGCAGCGCCAATGACGGGCGGCAGGCGCAGCTTTTGCGCTTCGACGTGATTGATTAA
- a CDS encoding ribose-phosphate pyrophosphokinase, with protein MEPQQQVQQSDVRFFAGRSNPELAAGITGFLGIQLEETHFSRFSNDNLEVQLGASVRGRSVYIVQSLTPPVSDHLMELFMMLDIARGAGARERHAIIPYYSYARSDKKDAPRISIAARLIADLLAAAGATHVMTMQLHSPQVHGFFSVPADPLTARPLFARYFEDKRFSRDEAIVVAPDMGGAKSATRFADLLGLRSTAANKTRLSDTEVRMSRLIQRQVHGFRRALIYDDEIATGSTILELCQLLLESDVEEIYVICTHGLFMGTALPRLTAIPQIKEIVTTDTVAIPAAKRVPSMKILSVASIFGKAIQRNYARQSIGDLFEYWKDRDEL; from the coding sequence ATGGAACCACAACAACAGGTACAACAAAGCGACGTTCGTTTCTTTGCCGGGCGGTCTAATCCGGAGTTAGCTGCCGGCATCACCGGCTTCCTCGGCATCCAACTGGAAGAAACCCACTTCTCTCGTTTTAGCAACGACAACCTGGAAGTACAACTAGGCGCATCCGTGCGCGGGCGCAGCGTCTACATCGTCCAATCCCTCACCCCCCCCGTTAGCGACCACCTGATGGAACTCTTCATGATGCTGGACATCGCCCGCGGCGCCGGCGCACGCGAGCGGCATGCCATCATCCCCTACTACTCCTACGCCCGCTCCGACAAAAAAGACGCCCCCCGCATCTCCATCGCCGCCCGCCTCATTGCCGACCTCCTCGCCGCCGCCGGCGCCACCCACGTCATGACCATGCAGCTACATTCCCCCCAGGTGCATGGCTTCTTCAGCGTCCCCGCCGACCCCCTCACGGCGCGCCCCCTCTTCGCCCGCTACTTTGAAGACAAACGGTTTTCCCGCGACGAAGCCATCGTCGTCGCGCCCGACATGGGCGGGGCCAAATCCGCTACCCGCTTTGCCGACTTGCTGGGATTGCGCAGCACCGCCGCCAACAAGACGCGCCTCTCCGATACGGAAGTACGCATGAGCCGCCTGATCCAGCGACAGGTGCACGGCTTCCGCCGCGCCCTCATCTACGACGACGAAATCGCCACCGGCAGCACCATCCTGGAACTATGCCAACTGCTGCTGGAAAGTGATGTCGAAGAGATTTACGTCATCTGCACGCATGGGCTGTTCATGGGCACGGCCCTGCCCCGCCTCACCGCCATCCCGCAGATCAAAGAAATCGTCACCACGGACACCGTCGCCATTCCCGCGGCCAAGCGCGTACCCAGCATGAAGATATTGTCGGTCGCTTCCATCTTTGGCAAAGCCATCCAGCGTAACTATGCGCGCCAATCTATTGGTGATTTATTTGAGTATTGGAAAGATCGCGACGAATTGTGA
- a CDS encoding VOC family protein, with protein sequence MPLQIRGIHHLVLTVSDPARSATFYERVLGVKAFPGDEKVRCISCETFLLCFQRPPQQGLPNDRFDENRLGLDHVGFSVASRQQLEDLLTVLQALEVPTAGIEFDPDGEGEYVCFRDPDNIQVEFYVGDYLD encoded by the coding sequence ATGCCGCTTCAAATTCGTGGAATCCATCATCTCGTCTTAACCGTATCAGATCCGGCCAGGTCAGCGACGTTCTATGAAAGAGTCTTGGGTGTTAAGGCGTTCCCAGGCGATGAGAAGGTAAGATGTATTTCTTGTGAGACTTTCTTGTTGTGCTTTCAACGTCCACCCCAACAAGGTCTGCCGAATGACCGCTTCGACGAGAATCGTTTGGGGCTAGACCATGTTGGGTTTTCAGTAGCGTCACGCCAACAGCTTGAAGATTTGCTTACGGTGTTGCAAGCGTTGGAAGTGCCAACTGCTGGAATAGAATTCGATCCAGACGGAGAAGGCGAGTATGTCTGCTTTCGTGACCCGGATAATATCCAGGTGGAATTCTACGTGGGAGATTATCTCGATTGA
- a CDS encoding CDP-alcohol phosphatidyltransferase family protein, producing MLANLLTLSRLGFLVAGIWLLYLPGLPAKVISFVLVWVVILIDAVDGTIARTRGEASALGSVLDIAIDRVVENVYWITFTDLQLVPVWVALIVVTRGILTDAVRGFALARGMTPFEMMQTRWGRWLVSHRFMRAVSGTTKVVTFAGIVAYIGLREWWQHTPNAQYLPPLHNLLLICVALTVLVNLLRGIPVLIESRRFFIQPT from the coding sequence ATGCTGGCAAACCTCCTCACGCTCAGCCGCCTCGGCTTCCTGGTGGCCGGAATCTGGCTCCTCTACCTGCCCGGCCTTCCCGCAAAGGTGATCTCTTTCGTCTTGGTCTGGGTCGTCATTCTCATTGACGCCGTTGATGGCACGATTGCGCGCACGCGCGGCGAGGCGTCGGCCCTGGGCAGTGTGCTGGACATTGCCATTGACCGCGTGGTGGAGAATGTGTACTGGATTACGTTCACCGATTTGCAGCTTGTGCCGGTGTGGGTGGCGCTGATTGTAGTCACGCGGGGCATTCTTACGGATGCGGTGCGGGGGTTTGCCCTGGCGCGCGGGATGACGCCGTTTGAGATGATGCAGACGCGCTGGGGGCGCTGGCTGGTATCGCACCGGTTCATGCGTGCGGTTTCCGGGACGACAAAGGTGGTGACGTTTGCCGGCATTGTCGCCTACATCGGCTTGCGCGAATGGTGGCAGCACACCCCCAACGCCCAGTACCTGCCCCCTCTGCACAACCTGCTCCTCATCTGCGTCGCCCTCACCGTCCTCGTCAACCTGCTGCGCGGCATCCCCGTTCTCATCGAATCCCGCCGCTTCTTCATCCAACCAACTTGA
- a CDS encoding SUMF1/EgtB/PvdO family nonheme iron enzyme, giving the protein MPLLPGEILNKRYRIVSLLAEGPYGAVYRAWDVVERRDYAIKEYLDASVQTQQLFRAEARRLTGLSHAGLPAFRDHFNLETHGQYLVSDYIDGIDLQSLLDQYGPLPEDLIITWLQAACQPLAYLHGKGHLHLNIKPANIRVTPAGDVFLVDTGLPGLGISVGISSYAAPEQASQTETTAASDIYSLGATLYTLLTGQVPPDALRRQSGLVTMKAAREINPDVSPYLSIVASRALDLRPDVRYESVADFAAALARPGGRAAPVPPDARRTPAKAETAVPLPRLPSRTRRQIEQRTIWGLVGVFVIVLLAGLIVTRLNREEELTGGSVAAATATTQSQIVAALTALSPTETPLPPPTETPEPTPAPLVDEKTGARMLFMPAGVFRLGNDEGEADQKPSLIVRLDSFYIDETEVTNGQYQACVAAEACAPPQNRAATYYSSYYGNPDYDNYPVIYVNWYQADNFCRWRAARLPTEAEWERAASFDPVALVKFQYPWGDTFDGERLNFCDRGCPRDYRDETVDDGYQDTAPVGSYPEGRSPIGALDMAGNVMEWVNDWYAFDYYEEATNANPLGPPEGTTKVLRGGSWLAPAADVTTMGRGNYDPTVARANLGFRCALTP; this is encoded by the coding sequence ATGCCGCTGCTCCCTGGTGAAATCCTCAATAAGCGTTATCGTATCGTCAGCCTGCTGGCCGAGGGGCCATATGGGGCGGTGTATCGCGCCTGGGACGTGGTGGAGCGGCGAGATTATGCGATCAAGGAGTACCTGGACGCTTCTGTCCAGACGCAGCAGCTTTTCCGCGCCGAAGCCCGCCGCCTCACCGGTCTGAGCCATGCGGGATTGCCGGCATTTCGCGATCACTTCAACCTGGAAACCCACGGCCAATACCTGGTCAGCGACTACATCGACGGCATAGACCTGCAAAGCCTCCTGGACCAATACGGCCCCCTGCCCGAAGACCTGATCATCACCTGGCTGCAAGCCGCCTGCCAACCCCTCGCCTACCTCCACGGCAAAGGCCATCTCCACCTGAACATCAAGCCCGCCAACATTCGCGTCACCCCCGCCGGCGATGTTTTCCTGGTGGACACCGGGCTGCCAGGATTGGGCATCAGCGTTGGCATCAGCAGCTATGCCGCCCCCGAACAGGCCAGCCAGACAGAAACGACCGCGGCCAGCGACATCTACAGCCTGGGCGCCACCCTCTACACATTGCTCACGGGACAGGTTCCCCCGGATGCGCTGCGCCGCCAGAGCGGGTTGGTGACGATGAAGGCGGCGCGCGAGATCAACCCGGATGTTTCCCCCTACCTGTCCATTGTCGCCAGCCGCGCCCTGGACTTGCGCCCCGACGTGCGTTATGAATCGGTGGCGGATTTCGCCGCGGCCCTGGCGCGACCCGGCGGGCGGGCCGCGCCCGTCCCGCCCGATGCGCGGCGCACGCCCGCCAAAGCGGAGACCGCCGTGCCACTGCCACGGCTGCCCAGCCGCACCCGCCGCCAGATCGAACAGCGCACTATCTGGGGGCTGGTGGGGGTGTTCGTGATTGTGCTGCTGGCCGGATTGATTGTGACACGGCTCAATCGGGAGGAGGAATTGACCGGCGGCAGCGTGGCGGCGGCTACGGCAACGACACAGTCGCAAATTGTGGCCGCGCTGACGGCGCTCTCGCCGACGGAAACGCCGCTGCCGCCACCGACGGAGACGCCGGAACCGACGCCCGCGCCATTGGTGGATGAGAAAACGGGGGCGCGGATGTTGTTTATGCCGGCAGGCGTCTTCCGTCTGGGCAACGATGAGGGGGAGGCCGACCAAAAGCCCTCGCTCATCGTGCGCCTGGACAGCTTCTACATTGACGAAACGGAAGTCACCAATGGGCAATACCAGGCGTGCGTGGCCGCGGAAGCGTGCGCGCCGCCACAGAACAGGGCAGCCACCTACTACAGCAGCTACTACGGCAATCCCGATTACGACAACTACCCCGTGATTTACGTCAACTGGTATCAGGCGGACAACTTTTGCCGCTGGCGCGCGGCGCGATTGCCCACGGAAGCGGAGTGGGAACGCGCCGCCAGTTTTGACCCGGTGGCGCTGGTGAAGTTTCAATATCCGTGGGGAGACACGTTTGATGGGGAGCGGCTGAATTTCTGCGACCGCGGCTGCCCGCGCGACTATCGGGACGAAACGGTGGATGATGGCTACCAGGACACCGCGCCGGTGGGCAGCTACCCGGAGGGGCGCTCGCCCATTGGCGCGTTGGACATGGCGGGCAACGTGATGGAGTGGGTAAACGACTGGTACGCCTTTGACTATTACGAAGAGGCCACGAACGCCAACCCGTTGGGACCGCCGGAGGGGACGACGAAGGTGCTGCGTGGCGGCTCCTGGCTTGCGCCCGCCGCGGATGTGACCACCATGGGGCGGGGGAATTATGACCCCACGGTGGCCCGCGCTAATCTGGGCTTCCGCTGCGCCCTGACACCGTGA
- a CDS encoding aminotransferase class V-fold PLP-dependent enzyme, translating into MYDVIALRKAEFPHSEEIVYLNHAGISPLPARTHNSTQQTLAKLARNPVLFWQQEITPLLVDLKEQLARLINAHHADEIVTVTSTSTALNLVAQSISWQPGDNIAFCRLEFPANAYPWMALAREGVETRLVPPDNGGLTVAALRPFVDERTRVVAVSSVQFFTGHRSDLMALGEFCRQRGILFVVDAIQSIGHIPVDVQAMHIDVLASGGQKSILGLPGTGFLYVRDTVCEGLRPRSIHSTSTVDYLHWLRYDLTPLPGAARFGTGTSSLVGIVALHSSLQLLMELGIPHIDAHTRALSAVAIARLTDLGLRVITPADNPGPIVTFASDRNDAATDQLIADLQARQIFVVKHLDDAGNPHIRASFHCYNTHEEVALFVEALGELVDSG; encoded by the coding sequence ATGTACGATGTCATCGCGCTGCGGAAAGCGGAATTTCCTCACAGCGAAGAAATTGTTTATTTGAACCATGCCGGCATTTCCCCACTCCCCGCCCGCACACACAACAGCACCCAACAAACCCTCGCCAAACTGGCCCGCAACCCCGTCCTCTTCTGGCAGCAAGAGATCACGCCGCTGCTGGTGGACCTGAAAGAACAACTGGCGCGCCTGATCAACGCCCACCACGCCGACGAAATCGTCACCGTCACCTCCACCAGCACCGCCCTCAACCTCGTCGCCCAATCCATCTCCTGGCAGCCGGGCGATAACATTGCCTTTTGCCGCCTGGAGTTCCCCGCCAACGCCTACCCCTGGATGGCCCTGGCGCGGGAGGGCGTGGAAACGCGCCTGGTCCCACCGGACAACGGCGGCCTGACAGTGGCCGCGCTACGCCCGTTTGTGGACGAACGCACGCGGGTGGTGGCCGTGAGTTCGGTGCAGTTTTTCACCGGGCATCGTTCGGACTTGATGGCGTTGGGGGAATTTTGCCGGCAGCGCGGCATCCTCTTCGTCGTTGACGCCATCCAATCCATCGGACACATCCCCGTGGACGTACAGGCCATGCACATTGACGTTCTCGCCAGCGGCGGGCAAAAGTCCATCCTGGGGCTGCCCGGTACGGGCTTCCTCTACGTGCGCGACACGGTCTGCGAGGGGTTGCGGCCACGCAGCATCCACAGCACGTCCACGGTGGACTACCTGCACTGGTTGCGCTACGACCTGACGCCGCTCCCCGGCGCGGCCCGCTTCGGCACGGGCACATCCAGCCTTGTGGGCATCGTGGCGCTGCACAGCAGCTTGCAACTCCTCATGGAACTGGGCATCCCCCACATTGACGCACACACGCGCGCCCTCAGCGCCGTCGCTATCGCCCGCCTCACCGACCTCGGTTTGCGCGTGATCACCCCGGCGGACAACCCCGGCCCCATCGTCACCTTCGCCAGCGACCGGAATGATGCGGCCACGGATCAGCTTATCGCCGATCTGCAAGCGCGCCAGATTTTTGTGGTGAAGCATCTGGATGATGCCGGCAATCCCCATATCCGCGCTTCCTTCCACTGCTACAACACACATGAGGAAGTGGCGCTTTTCGTGGAGGCGTTGGGGGAGTTGGTGGATAGTGGGTAG
- a CDS encoding DUF1684 domain-containing protein — MTIKPDFGEINQFRRQVDDFMRNHPQSPLDHEQRRGFRGLSYFAPDEAFVFVVEVRRFPDDEPLIQMETSTGDVRLYRRWGEFSVTVAGESGSLTIYSDPQGEDFFLPFKDATNGAETYGAGRYLDNHRPGLTRLHGNMWEVDFNFAYNPYCAYSPYYSCPLPPRENWLKIPIRAGEKSFM; from the coding sequence ATGACAATAAAACCTGATTTTGGGGAAATTAACCAGTTTCGGCGGCAGGTTGACGATTTTATGCGGAACCACCCGCAATCGCCGCTAGATCACGAACAGAGGCGGGGATTCCGCGGGCTGAGTTATTTTGCGCCGGACGAGGCTTTTGTCTTTGTGGTGGAAGTGCGGCGCTTCCCCGATGATGAGCCGTTGATCCAGATGGAAACGAGCACGGGGGATGTGCGTCTCTACCGGCGGTGGGGAGAGTTCAGTGTCACGGTAGCGGGGGAGAGTGGGTCGTTGACGATCTACAGCGATCCGCAAGGGGAGGATTTCTTTCTCCCGTTCAAGGACGCCACCAACGGCGCGGAGACTTACGGCGCGGGGCGTTACCTGGACAATCACCGCCCCGGCCTGACACGGCTGCATGGGAATATGTGGGAGGTGGATTTCAATTTTGCCTACAATCCGTACTGCGCCTACAGCCCCTACTACAGTTGTCCTCTGCCCCCGCGCGAGAACTGGCTGAAGATTCCGATCCGTGCCGGAGAGAAATCATTCATGTGA
- a CDS encoding restriction endonuclease subunit S yields the protein MSFQATSKSVPQLRFSEFNYEWEGKLLGKIAKLSKGKGISKADIELDGKHPCIRYGELYTSYGTVIDNILSFTNVEHADLILSEGGEVIIPSSGETALDIATASVVKLAGIALGGDLNIIKANVEGDFLAYYLIYKKRIPIARLAQGISVIHLYSSQLSKLKLHIPKIEEQRKIAAFLGAVEEKLGALRRKRNCWRYKRG from the coding sequence ATGAGCTTTCAAGCAACTTCTAAGTCTGTCCCACAGTTGCGATTTTCCGAGTTTAACTATGAATGGGAAGGAAAATTGCTGGGCAAGATTGCCAAGTTATCAAAAGGTAAGGGTATTTCAAAGGCTGATATTGAACTTGATGGGAAACATCCATGTATTCGCTATGGGGAATTGTACACTAGTTATGGAACGGTCATTGACAATATCCTATCCTTTACCAATGTAGAACATGCAGATTTGATTTTGAGTGAAGGCGGTGAAGTAATCATCCCCTCCTCTGGTGAAACTGCTTTGGATATTGCAACGGCATCAGTAGTCAAACTAGCAGGGATAGCACTTGGCGGTGACTTGAACATTATCAAGGCAAATGTCGAAGGTGATTTTCTTGCTTATTATTTGATTTACAAGAAAAGAATACCAATTGCACGGCTTGCACAAGGTATCTCGGTCATTCACTTGTATTCTTCACAATTATCAAAATTAAAACTACATATCCCGAAAATTGAGGAACAAAGAAAGATAGCGGCGTTTTTGGGGGCGGTGGAGGAGAAGTTGGGGGCGTTGCGGCGCAAGCGGAACTGCTGGAGGTATAAGCGGGGGTGA